The Estrella lausannensis genomic interval CCAAAAAATTAGAGTATCACCATAGTTAGATTATATAGTTGATATTGTAAAATGTAAAACAAAGTAGTATTAACTATCTGTAAAGATGTGGTTTGAGGGGCGTTTGCGGGGATGAGGCTCAACAGTCTCTGGCATGATAAAGGGAAGCATACCGAAAGAGTCTCAAGGTCGATATTTTTGCTTTGAGTGCCTTTCGGTATCGCTGAATTTGCGGGACTCGCAGGGGGAGTGCATTAGATTTTCATCTCCCACCTGCATAAATACTTATGGAGTTCTTCTTCACTGGTGCACTTTGTCAATTCCAGAATTGTCGAAATCTCGTCAATCCTCGTCCCATTTCTGAACGCTCCCAAGGTCAGATAAAAGTCAAAGTCGGCTTCTTTTCCCGGTTTAAACTCGAATTTAATTTTCACCGCATTGCTCTTTAACGCCGGCCTGATCAAGGTTGATGGAGCGATGACAAGCACATCCTTCATCACCGTACTGATTCTCCACAGCAGAGAGCTTTTTTCATGGGAATCCATGCAGTCATAAATTTCACAGCCGGCCAAGAACACAATCGGAGTGGAGTGTTCTGTGTCGAGATGCTTTTTTAAGCATTTGAAGAAAAGTAGTGACTGATCAAATTTTTTTAACGAGATCTCCATCCTTGGATTATCGCTCGATTGCATTCCCGAACCCACGCTGATTTCATCTTTTGCTCCGTGACCGGCGATTGTTATAAGCTGATACTTCCTGCCGTCCTTTAAAGCTTTAATGATGTCGCCCTTTTTATGAACCACGGTGGCGCTTGGTATTCTGGAGTAGTTGTTCACGCAGTCGATCACAGGCGAGTTCAAGTTACATCCGTCAAAAAAAAGAGTGCGGTGGAAAGACATAATTAACCTATTAAATTTAAAATTAGGTCAATTATGATGATGATTTGTTTGATTATTTTAAATGTTATATTAAGAATGTGTGAATTTTTTTACAAAAGAACGTCTTGCGCAGCGATTACTCGGTCTTTGCCGGAGCCGCTTCCCGACGCAGCAACAGATAGAGCGACAGAGCGATAAATGGCAGGCTCAAAAGCTGGCCTGCAAGCAGAGAGTGTTCATTGATGACGAGACTTTGCGGCTCTTTAAAAAACTCCAAAACGAAGCGTGAGCCAAATACGAGGAGGAAGAAAAGGCCCGCCAGCCGCCCCACCTTCAGGCGGTTTGCCAGCAATAGCAGCAGAACATAGGTAAAAAGATAGAAGAGCGCTTCGTAAAGTTGCACCGGATGGCGGGCCACAGCTCCCCCTCCTTCAACCGGGTGGCCGAAGACTACTCCCCAAGGCATATCCGTAGGATGACCCAGAATCTCCTGGTTAATGAAATTGCCGATGCGGATAAAAAATGCGACAAGCGCGGTCGGCACCACGACGACATCCAGCAATTTTAAAAACGAGATTTCGGAAAAGCGGCTGCGGTACAAAGCAGTATAAGCATAAAGACCCAGCATGACCCCCACCGCGCCTCCATGGCTGGCAAGGCCGCCTGCCCTCAGGTTAAAAATTTGAGCCGGGTGCGCCAGGTAGTAGTGCAGGTCGTAAAAAAGAACATGTCCCAGCCGTGCGCCAATAATGCAGCCGGCAATGATAAACCACAGCAGCCGATCCGTAAAAAGGGAAGCTAGCTCCTTTGTCGGCAAGACAGCTCCCGGAAATAGCTTCACAATGTCCGATCTGGTCTTCAGTCCCGGCATTGAAGCGAGCGAGCGGTTGACAAGTCCCAGAT includes:
- the lgt gene encoding prolipoprotein diacylglyceryl transferase gives rise to the protein MQNTLLSFYFDPDPIAFTVPYFDFEVRWYGILFALGFILGYFFVERVFFRMIDGTREILPRDIASMDALKKAVEKMRGVEGETKVREDKAYLGLVNRSLASMPGLKTRSDIVKLFPGAVLPTKELASLFTDRLLWFIIAGCIIGARLGHVLFYDLHYYLAHPAQIFNLRAGGLASHGGAVGVMLGLYAYTALYRSRFSEISFLKLLDVVVVPTALVAFFIRIGNFINQEILGHPTDMPWGVVFGHPVEGGGAVARHPVQLYEALFYLFTYVLLLLLANRLKVGRLAGLFFLLVFGSRFVLEFFKEPQSLVINEHSLLAGQLLSLPFIALSLYLLLRREAAPAKTE